A region of the Lycium barbarum isolate Lr01 chromosome 1, ASM1917538v2, whole genome shotgun sequence genome:
cggaaaaaaaaatgagagaggTGGCAGGCGACGGAGCTAGGGAAGCGGAGAGGAGAGAGgagaggaaaaaagaagaaaacccTAGacttctgataccatgaaagaataTTTTCCGTAGTTccctttcattccttgaattggttaatatacaaaaatattctACTCAAAATAGGAGAGCctaaaatattacaaaatattctatcctaaataagagattacaaaatatttacataatctatcattATATTTGGTCAAAAAATGACCCATCATTTTATATTTTGCAAAAAAAGACCCATGCCCAACGTGATGAGATTGTCCATACCATGTgaaaggattatattaaagaatagctaGTTACTACTATTGTTAATTTTTTGAACCAGTAGATCTTTGTAAAATTATGTGTATTTGAAAGTTTGTAATAATATGTCATAGCGAGCATTTATTTATAAAAGAAATATGGAGATATGTAATTTATTAATGTAGCGCCTTAGGATATTTCGATACCTTGtttataaactatgatttgctcatttggtaagattgtataagagttGGGGAGGTTTAATTTGATAATTTTCACAAATTATGGGATTTTCCATGTTTATGAGAAAAAAAATACAACTCAAGAAATCTAAATTGCATGTTCAAACAAAATTTaaacttcaaatcaactcaacgtGATTTAAAATCATGAATCATGATTTgtaatcatgtccaaacgggccCTAAGTTTCAAACCAGGATATGTCTTAGCCCTAAGTTTCAAAATAGGACATGATCTTCATGGTCTGCTCCATCAATTGGAACCAAGTTGGCGATGTAGGACAAATCAGCGTTGATCTCCGGTAAGTATTACATGTTGGGCGTAGTTTAAGATGTGTGGTTTAAGAATAATTGAATATTATAATTGGATTGGAGTAGTGAGAGGAGAAACAAGTATTATATTGGAGTAAGTTTACATGTGAAGGATCGAAAACGTCATGAATGTGTTGGGtctgtgaatatatatatatatatatatatatatatatatatatatatatatgaggagaATAAGTGGAGAGACAATTATTTTGGCTTACATAGAAGTTCAATAGGCAATAACTTTTGTGATCAGTTAATTTTTTGTTTCGCTCTTTCGTGCTACATAACTGAAAATATAGTTGAAGTTTTAAagttaattttcttttctttaatttttaggATTTTCTTTTGAAGCATAATAAACAAGAAAAAGTGAAGATCGTCAGGGAATAGAAGTACCTAACAATTTAGctatgtaagttgtaaaaaatACCAAAATTGGGAGCATTATTCTGGAGAAAATGTCATTTAATAACTTAACTAGGCATATATATGGTCCGAAATACACTCACTAATTTAGTTTAGTTCAGTGGGAATATTAGACATGAAATATTGTAATTCAAGGAAGTTCATATAGTATATTTTAGTTCCGTGGGAATTTTAGATATGAAAATTGTAATTCAAGAAATTTCATAAAAGTAAGAAAGTTGGAGAAGGTGAATAATTCAGGGGAACTTTTACGTAGTCTCTGGGTTAGCTTTTCGTTTCTTTAGTCTAACTTGGTCGTCGTAACCGTTCtccctctcttttttctttttccgtgGTCTGACACCCTGATTTTACTCTTTCAAAGCGTGATAAActgctgaaaaaaaaaaagaaaaagaaaatactaCTGTAAAATACTAAAATGGAGGTCCATATTCAAACTTTTCCAATTTTCTAATCGTCGTTGGTTGTTGGCTTTCACAATTTTAGTTCCATGGGAATTTTAGATATGAAATATTgtaattcaagaaacttcataAAAAGTATGAAAAGTTGGAGAAGGTGAATAATTCAAGAGAATTTTTATGTGTATTGTCTCAGTTAGTTTTTTGTTTCTTTGATCTAAGCTTGGTCGTTGTAATCGTTCTCCCTCTCTTTTTCATTTTCCGGTGGTCCAACACCCTGACTTTACTCTATCAAAAGCGTGATAAAATTATGaaaagagaaaacaaaagaaaatagtagtgtaaaatggacgtctatgttcAAACTTTTCCACAACAGAAATAGTAGTaagaaaatatagaaaaatagaaaaacaaaatccttaaaaaaatcaGGGTGACCATTCATCCCAGCTTTCCTCCATCCCTTGACGTCGTCGTTGGTTGTTAACTTTCACAATTTTTTGCAGCTTCAATTCAGTGGCTAATATTAGCTTCGCTGGCACACCCGAAATCTCCTCCAATCTCTTCAAAAATCGCTGTGTGGATTTTAATCCGTCGCCGTTATTTCTCAAACCGAACCACAAACACGCTGCCATGCCTACCCGCACAGGCAAACCCCTAAACCTACCAAAACAAATCTCTAACGCCCCACAAGCAGTTTGCACTGCACTGTCCTCACCGTACATCCCTAGTTTCGTGCACCAATGCATAAACACACCAGTCGCCATCCTTGGATCTCGCAATTTCACAGTACTTCTGGATCGCGCTAATTCGTTGGGTTTAGGGCATGCTGTTACTGCAGAATTAACTTCACCGGAAAAATCGTTTTGCTTTCGATCGGATGAGCTTATGTTCTTTTGAGTAGTAGCACAGGATTGCGTGCTGGAAATACAAGTAGACGAGGATGAGGAGGAAAGAGAACAGAGATCGGAGTCGTCGTCAGAGGAATTCCGGGAACAGGAAAGACAGAGAGTGGGATGAGAACCGGAGAAGAAAGGTGTTTTTGTCAATGAGTTACAGTGCGAGCAAAGAGCAACACGAAGGTGGCGAGAAACAAGGAAATTAGCCTGATGAACCTTTGCATCACAGTGGAAACAAAGAAAAGCTGAATCGGATGGGCAAAATAGTGCGGCTTGGTCATTGCAAAGCTCACAGAGTTTAGGGCACACAACTTCCATTTTTTTGTATACAAAAATATGGCTAACGATGTGTGTTTTGAGTAGTGAGACTTGATATATAAATGGAGGAGCTAAGATATATATGAGGAGAAGGAATGAGGAAGGGTGAGATAGCAAATCGTGCTACGTAAAGAGAATTTAGACTTTAGAGTGACTTGTGAAGTGTATTATTCATGAATTTATGTGTGTGGTTTTAAAAAGAATGAGCAGTGCTCAGTAAAGGAGCAGGAAAGATGAGTTAGAGATTGAAGGAATGCCAAGTGTTATGGTTGTGGACTTTGTATTAACCAGTACAGCATTCGTCTACATGTGGACTTTTAAAACTCAacaaccatattacaagatacaCGTATCATATGCATCTTCAAGTACGTATTAGTTATTATTACCTCAATGGATACACGAATTCAATATTGTTTACTTAAATTTTGTActtatatttaaaattaaaaattcattaaatatatgcaaaaaattaattataaattTATTAATTAGAACAACCTATAGATTAAATAATAGACTCAAAATCTGTTCATTTCATATTCTGATTCTGCTTCTAAATTAAATAATTTAGAATCCCTAAAGAGTGATGATGTTGTTTTCTATTATATGGAAGGACATAAATTGGCTGGTGCAAGATGAGCGGCGATACCTTCGTGTGAAGTCAAATTGTTTGAATAGAATATATTCCCACATTCAAATCCAGACCATGCCAACATCCGTCCACCCTTGTCCACAAAACCTCGTCTCCTCGAACTTCCCCAAGTAAAGTCGCTTTCACGTTTTATTAAATTCATTTAATTTGTATACGTTCAACGTATAATAAACGCTTTAAATATTAATATAATTTAATCTGTAATGTTATTCACTACGTGTTTTATTCTAAATATTGAATAATATTATTCATTATAGTAGTTATTTCAATTGCCTTTTGAGTTTTGAATGACATgattatgaaaataatttttatattgtTGATGCATAgaatttaaattcttattttattACTTCTTCCTCTACGTCTCTTACATTTTATGTTAAGAGAAACAGTTCTTTTAATAGAGAAACAtttacgttatccacattataaCGCGTGAAACTTTTCGTGCAGTAGAGAATAAGCGGTAAATGGTAACGCAACAATATCAAGATCTAATAAAATAGTTTAGTAACTAATGGTTAAGTTACGCATGAAAATAACTTTTGGTTGGACGGAATTAGAGATAAGTCGTAGGTGCATAACAGAACAAACAAGAATATCATAGTAGGTACTCCACTCAATAGAGGGCATGTTGttattcaattttaattatttttattttcccCTTTCTGTTGGCTAAGGAACACAATAATACTCCACTACCCGTCAATGTCATCATCAGAAATTCAGTTTGTTGCTCTCTCTTTTAACGCATAGCCACACAAGACAATGAGTGAGCATCGACCTCAATACGTACGATACTCTCCATCAGCATTAAACTCCCACGCCAACGCCATAAACTCATCAATTGCCCAAAAAAATATCTGAGAATTTCTTACAAGACATCAACCGCAACAAATTGGACACGTCGAAACTCACACGATGTCATCATCAGACTTGGCCTTCTGGACACATCATCACTTCAGCATCATTCTCCTTACTTTCTCCAGTCTGCCCCTATTACTTCACTTTGTTGTCCTCAAAGATTAATACTTCCCTCCGATAACTTTAATATTTTAGTTTCTTTTTTGATTTGTTCTAAAATtatgtctctttctatatttcctAAGTTGATAATTTAAATATTCTAtatgaaaaatttaaaattacAAAGAATATATTAATACATTACACatacatctttaatttaaaaccataaaatttaaaattctttttttatttcttaaactttgttgCCCAACCAAATTAAAACATTTAAATTGGGACAAAAGGAGTAGCTCTTTTGACCGAACTTTAAAAATctgtttattttatgaaaatattttttggagGACAACAATTTGTATTTGATTAATCAACTCGAAAAGCACATTTATAATATTATACTATTAATTTGTGCATGATCAAGATTTCAAAcgtatttttagaaaaaaaaaattactttttcagCTTCTAAAAACACAaaaacacctttttttttttttgaaagcttGACCGACCGGACTCTCTAAAAATTTGACAATTAAGCAGAAAGTGTAAGGGTATATTTGTCAATGAATGCCAGCTCAGTTCAGTTCCTAACGTTTAAAGCTTGTCGATAGTGACGTGGCGAAACTAATAAAGTCGAGGGGCACTCGATTCAAAATCGTGGCGGACCACAAAATTACTGCATGGTAGGAGGACCACCAACATATTAAGGAAAGAAATGGAACACAAAATATTTGTATGATGACCTGTTTGCTTTTCTTTTACAATTGAAATGGAATCTACTACTCGTGCTTTGGTCATTGCTGGGTCCACGCGTAGCTTGTTAAGAGGCATGGGGGGAGCTTAACGGAGACCACCGATGTTGTGGTTCACGAGTATTGCatgttgataaagaaaatatTTACTCACGCCATCCAAATGTTTACATCACTTATTTGCaacaaacaaataaatagggTCCGCAATTATATATTTGACTCTTTTCCGAAGAAATAACGGGGACATTGAATCCAGATCTCCTCAGCAAAGCGAATTTTACCATTTCTTATTAATTCaaactaaaataaaatttattttcgGATGCATAAAATCGTAAAAGGAAGTTGCATCTCACTTACTTTTGTCCATATATAATTTATTTACAGATGCTTTTTCCCGTAAAACTGATGCAACATAGAATTTGAGCAAAGATTTGAATAAGAAAAGtcagagtccggagccaaaatggcttatttttgcagccattagctcaaaatagtatttttttttttttagatcaaaataggtatttcgttggataaccaacgaaatactcACAGATCACTGTTCCGTGCCGAATGATTatttgcatttcgctacaagtgtaacgaaatgcaacaattttttttttcctttgcatttcgtgaattgattcacgaaataggcttatcctattttttttttcttcttcgtgAATTAAATcaacgaaactgtttttttttttttttttgcatttcgtgatacaatcaacgaaataggtgtttttttttttatttcgtgaataaaaacgaaactgatttgtttttttgtttttttttgcatttcgttgtgcaattcacgaaataggcttttttttattattttttttgcaattcgtgaaattaatgaaagaaacttttttttttttttttttgcatttcgtgaattgatcaACGAAATgtgtttatttgttttttttttttttggcatttcgtgaattaatcaacgaaatgtgtttattttttttttattttttttttttgcatttcgtaatttaatgaacgaaataattttttttttttttttttttttgtatttcgtgaataaaaaaatgaaataggaaattataatatatttttttgt
Encoded here:
- the LOC132644943 gene encoding B-box zinc finger protein 32 — translated: MEVVCPKLCELCNDQAALFCPSDSAFLCFHCDAKVHQANFLVSRHLRVALCSHCNSLTKTPFFSGSHPTLCLSCSRNSSDDDSDLCSLSSSSSSTCISSTQSCATTQKNISSSDRKQNDFSGEVNSAVTACPKPNELARSRSTVKLRDPRMATGVFMHWCTKLGMYGEDSAVQTACGALEICFGRFRGLPVRVGMAACLWFGLRNNGDGLKSTQRFLKRLEEISGVPAKLILATELKLQKIVKVNNQRRRQGMEESWDEWSP